The following proteins are encoded in a genomic region of Cryptomeria japonica chromosome 11, Sugi_1.0, whole genome shotgun sequence:
- the LOC131860154 gene encoding uncharacterized protein LOC131860154, with the protein MKNNQFTQPLLRSKRRNPNLAAFLSCVGFSQSLVPKDGPPGHVAVYAGSNNKRFVIRISHLNHGFDTDRPLTLPSSSVSNHSSSQPERFVVPRFQLGPTIYYRSLITA; encoded by the coding sequence ATGAAGAACAACCAATTCACCCAGCCACTGCTTCGATCAAAACGGCGAAACCCTAACTTGGCTGCTTTCTTGTCGTGCGTGGGTTTCTCCCAGAGCTTAGTTCCCAAAGACGGACCACCTGGTCACGTTGCAGTTTATGCTGGTTCAAACAACAAGCGATTTGTGATCCGAATTAGTCATTTAAATCATGGGTTTGACACCGATAGGCCGCTCACCCTTCCCTCTTCTTCAGTATCTAATCACTCTTCTTCGCAGCCAGAAAGATTTGTCGTTCCAAGATTTCAACTTGGGCCAACAATATATTACAGATCGCTTATAACAGCCTAG